A genome region from Hevea brasiliensis isolate MT/VB/25A 57/8 chromosome 9, ASM3005281v1, whole genome shotgun sequence includes the following:
- the LOC110648231 gene encoding E3 ubiquitin-protein ligase At3g02290 → MGSVCCCLHVEDFEDYMNPNSSVYRNCMCLSCFVQNFLHVYSSLFGRGEVHSVPSSIQGTASMTSASLDNSLSDMYRSPPRPLPYDADPRYFRLQRDGLVSRREKGSSHSHEESEPLRSENDADSDSLSTADKWSASACEEGSKEQRARSSLKFSSAKTVGIGYIYSSSEDEDVCPTCLEEYTPENPKIVTKCSHHFHLGCIYEWMERSDSCPVCGKVMVFDETT, encoded by the exons ATGGGTTCTGTTTGCTGTTGTTTGCATGTTGAGGATTTTGAGGATTATATGAATCCTAACAGTTCTGTATATAGAAATTGCATGTGTCTCAGTTGCTTTGTACAGAATTTTCTTCATGTG taTTCCTCATTATTTGGAAGAGGGGAAGTGCATTCTGTCCCCTCATCCATTCAGGGGACAGCTTCTATGACTTCTGCATCACTTGACAACTCTCTCTCTGACATGTACCGATCTCCTCCAAGGCCCTTACCTTATGATGCCGATCCCAGATATTTTCGCTTGCAGCGTGATGGTCTGGTTTCAAGACGTGAGAAGGGCTCAAGTCATTCACATGAGGAATCAGAACCGTTAAGAAGTGAAAATGATGCCGATTCTGATTCCTTGAGCACAGCAGACAAATGGTCTGCATCTGCTTGTGAAGAAGGATCCAAAGAACAGCGTGCTAGATCCTCACTGAAGTTTTCATCAGCGAAAACTGTTGGGATTGGATACATTTATTCATCCTCAGAAGATGAGGATGTCTGTCCAACCTGCCTTGAAG AATATACACCAGAGAACCCCAAAATAGTGACTAAATGCTCCCACCATTTCCACCTTGGTTGTATTTATGAATGGATGGAAAGAAGTGACAGCTGCCCAGTCTGTGGCAAG